A DNA window from Lycium ferocissimum isolate CSIRO_LF1 unplaced genomic scaffold, AGI_CSIRO_Lferr_CH_V1 ctg258, whole genome shotgun sequence contains the following coding sequences:
- the LOC132043535 gene encoding xyloglucan endotransglucosylase/hydrolase protein 3-like, with protein sequence MRMKIPNKKTNGVITTFYLISDDQARGVNHDEIDFEFVGTEGNLQTNLFANDMGGREEVYQLPFDPSEDYHTYQILYSPYRIVFFVDNIPVRSFENNKMKGINFPTRPMWIEASIWYSQSVWAGDINWNEEPFIAYYQDFDISGCPHQLGSNCKSPVLNPWNRHKLDPNQLQLMRNFRHQHMIYNYCRRNGAKFPECAPHNA encoded by the exons ATGAGGATGAAGATACCAAACAAGAAAACCAATGGAGTTATCACAACTTTCTAC CTAATTTCAGATGATCAAGCTCGAGGGGTCAATCATGATGAGATTGACTTTGAATTTGTAGGCACTGAAGGAAATTTGCAGACCAATTTGTTTGCTAACGATATGGGTGGCAGAGAAGAAGTCTACCAGCTTCCCTTTGATCCTTCTGAGGATTATCATACTTATCAAATTCTTTACAGTCCCTACCGCATAGT GTTTTTTGTGGACAACATACCAGTAAGGTCATTCGAGAACAACAAAATGAAAGGTATCAACTTCCCAACAAGACCAATGTGGATAGAAGCAAGCATATGGTATTCACAAAGTGTTTGGGCTGGAGATATAAACTGGAACGAAGAACCATTTATAGCTTACTATCAAGACTTCGATATTTCTGGCTGTCCTCACCAACTAGGCAGTAATTGCAAGTCTCCAGTTCTGAATCCATGGAACAGGCACAAATTAGACCCTAATCAGTTGCAGCTTATGAGGAATTTCAGGCACCAACATATGATTTATAATTATTGTAGGCGTAATGGAGCTAAGTTCCCAGAATGTGCTCCTCATAATGCTTAg
- the LOC132043532 gene encoding protein XRI1-like isoform X2 has protein sequence MPDLPMDFDTNSEIWDWTCGETFLEDCENFGLQPQTDVSESLWTGVTENKEDISYMFDDEKTPVKDCADLTFNVKDVTNKELEQCRESGKVVKRRRVLQFDAEILDNPGSNEEIALTFLKSKERNAYFEESICEVSNWLSQCTDDATSSAHEGLDESSEEWLTDCFNDPELQIGSEDMNTSGVSDVQADTMEVVNSPPECEITMVKSSPARTCGNIVIKGRNSHIQTPEQGASSVVYPFGFIKPCSVRGDMTLKEINKKIHTPPPSKSKQRNQDPPCYPTSAFSGKPVIGKTKIHIEGGRGSITIMRTKG, from the exons ATGCCTGATCTACCCATGGATTTCGATACTAACAG TGAGATATGGGATTGGACGTGTGGGGAAACTTTTCTTGAAGACTGCGAAAACTTTG GGCTGCAGCCTCAAACAGACGTATCCGAATCTCTATGGACTGGTGTAACTGAAAATAAGGAAGATATTTCCTACATGTTTGATGATGAGAAAACACCAGTTAAGGACTGTGCTGACTTGACTTTCAATGTCAAGG ATGTTACAAACAAGGAATTGGAGCAGTGCAGAGAATCTGGTAAAGTGGTAAAAAGACGCCGAGTGCTACAATTTGACGCCGAGATCCTGGATAATCCTGGTTCAAATGAAGAGATTGCATTAACTTTCTTAAAATCAAAG GAGAGGAATGCATATTTTGAAGAATCTATATGCGAGGTGTCAAATTGGTTATCCCAATGTACAG ATGATGCAACGTCATCGGCTCATGAAGGCTTGGATGAGTCATCTGAAGAATGGCTCACTGATTGCTTTAATGATCCTGAGTTGCAGATTGGTTCCGAGGATAT GAACACATCTGGAGTATCCGATGTTCAAGCGGACACAATGG AGGTTGTCAATTCCCCGCCAGAATGCGAGATAACTATGGTTAAAAGCAGTCCTGCTCGTACTTGTGGAAACATTGTTATCAAAG GTAGGAATTCACACATTCAAACTCCCGAACAAGGTGCGTCTTCTGTAGTGTACCCGTTTGGATTTATCAAACCCTGCAGCGTTCGAGGAGACATGACTTTAAAAGAGATTAACAAAAAGATACACACTCCGCCACCATCTAAATCAAAGCAAAGGAATCAAGATCCACCTTGTTATCCCACATCAGCTTTTTCCGGAAAGCCTGTCATTGGCAAGACGAAAATTCACATAGAGGGTGGAAGGGGCAGCATTACAATCATGAGAACTAAAGGGTGa
- the LOC132043532 gene encoding protein XRI1-like isoform X1, translating into MPDLPMDFDTNSSEIWDWTCGETFLEDCENFGLQPQTDVSESLWTGVTENKEDISYMFDDEKTPVKDCADLTFNVKDVTNKELEQCRESGKVVKRRRVLQFDAEILDNPGSNEEIALTFLKSKERNAYFEESICEVSNWLSQCTDDATSSAHEGLDESSEEWLTDCFNDPELQIGSEDMNTSGVSDVQADTMEVVNSPPECEITMVKSSPARTCGNIVIKGRNSHIQTPEQGASSVVYPFGFIKPCSVRGDMTLKEINKKIHTPPPSKSKQRNQDPPCYPTSAFSGKPVIGKTKIHIEGGRGSITIMRTKG; encoded by the exons ATGCCTGATCTACCCATGGATTTCGATACTAACAG CAGTGAGATATGGGATTGGACGTGTGGGGAAACTTTTCTTGAAGACTGCGAAAACTTTG GGCTGCAGCCTCAAACAGACGTATCCGAATCTCTATGGACTGGTGTAACTGAAAATAAGGAAGATATTTCCTACATGTTTGATGATGAGAAAACACCAGTTAAGGACTGTGCTGACTTGACTTTCAATGTCAAGG ATGTTACAAACAAGGAATTGGAGCAGTGCAGAGAATCTGGTAAAGTGGTAAAAAGACGCCGAGTGCTACAATTTGACGCCGAGATCCTGGATAATCCTGGTTCAAATGAAGAGATTGCATTAACTTTCTTAAAATCAAAG GAGAGGAATGCATATTTTGAAGAATCTATATGCGAGGTGTCAAATTGGTTATCCCAATGTACAG ATGATGCAACGTCATCGGCTCATGAAGGCTTGGATGAGTCATCTGAAGAATGGCTCACTGATTGCTTTAATGATCCTGAGTTGCAGATTGGTTCCGAGGATAT GAACACATCTGGAGTATCCGATGTTCAAGCGGACACAATGG AGGTTGTCAATTCCCCGCCAGAATGCGAGATAACTATGGTTAAAAGCAGTCCTGCTCGTACTTGTGGAAACATTGTTATCAAAG GTAGGAATTCACACATTCAAACTCCCGAACAAGGTGCGTCTTCTGTAGTGTACCCGTTTGGATTTATCAAACCCTGCAGCGTTCGAGGAGACATGACTTTAAAAGAGATTAACAAAAAGATACACACTCCGCCACCATCTAAATCAAAGCAAAGGAATCAAGATCCACCTTGTTATCCCACATCAGCTTTTTCCGGAAAGCCTGTCATTGGCAAGACGAAAATTCACATAGAGGGTGGAAGGGGCAGCATTACAATCATGAGAACTAAAGGGTGa